The genomic DNA CCTGGACAAATTATTAATAGGACATTATATCTTTGTTCATATAGAACTATGAGAACAAATACATATAGGTATAAGCAGGGATGGCACTTTAGCTTGGGTTTAACAAGTCTGCAGTACGTAAATAACTGCATCTGGATAGAAACAACAATGACAGGAGTGTATTTAGACACATAGGAGCGATAGGAATCATACAGGTGGTCTACATGAATGTTACTTTTTTCACTGCTATCTGAGAGGTCCTTCCAGAAGAGGGGTGAGCATACACGGCACTGCCTTGAGGGTGGGCAGGGGGGCCTTGTTCcttcccttcctcctcctctctatCAGCACTTTTCATGAACTCAAGCGTCTTCCCCTGAAGCTCTGTTTCCAGGTTCACCCAGTTCTGGAACATGTGCTCCTTATTTTTGAGATGGCCGTCATCTTTCGGCGGAGCTGTAGGGGTCGCCGTGAAGTTCTTCTGCTTTTTCTGCATGAGGTTGTGAACTGATTTAAAGCACAGGTAGAAGATCTCAGTGACATTTAACACCAAAGACACACATGCCACCACGAGCATGAACAGAATGAAGATGGTCTTCTCAGTGGGGCGTGACATGTAACAGTCTACTCTGTGGGGGCAGGGAAACCTGTCACACACAAACTGAGGTTCCAGCATGAAGCCATACAGATAATACTGCCCGACAATGAAAGCAACTTCCAACATAATTTTAGCAATGACGTTTAGCAGATAACTACACAGCAAACTTCCTCGTATTCTCACTTTCCCCTTGGCCTTTGTGTATTTCGACATCTTACTGAGCTTCTTCGTGACAGGACTGGCATGGTCGTCTTGGGTTTCATTTTGCATGCTAAGACTAATTTTCTCCTCCCTGTGGATCACATGCACAACGTGTCCCAGGTAGACAAGAGTCGGGGTGGAAACAAAAATGATCTGAAGGACCCAGAAGCGAATGTGGGAGATCGGGAAAGCCAGGTCATAACAGACGTTCTCACAACCAggctgctgtgtgttgcagatgAAATCTGATTGCTCGTCACCCCACACCTTTTCTGCTCCCGCCCCCAGCACTAAAATCCTGAAGACAAACAGGACAGTCAGCCAGACCTTCCCAACCACTGTGGAGTGGGACTGCACCTTATCCAGCAGCCTGCCCAGAAATGACCAGTCTCCCATTCTTCAGCTGAATCTTTGAACTGCAGAATAAACGTGTtgataattcaataataataagcatcatactactaatactactactaataatagtgACAATTCTGGGTGGATAAAGGGGATGCTTTCTTCACATTGTAATGTTTTGCCCAGTTCAGATGAACCTGTACTGTCAGTACTGCACATCTGCCATGTTTTGACTGCACTGATATCTATATTTATGCTGCATAAGGCCTTGAAGCAAGCACTTATTATAGTCACCATAAATTCATCTCCTAATGAATAGACTGACTGAaagatattattttttaatgcaaatgcatttcctaatgtattattatttttataattgttatcatattttttgtatcatatatgTAAAGCCTATAAGCTATTTGTTAGAGACTAATAAACTGATATTTGTAATGCTGATTACACTACTTCTATCTTAGTGCAGAATACACTGTGTCCTGAATATACTTTATCAGTAACAGAACCAGTGCTCTTTATATCTAATGGGAACCAAGGACCTGACCTTGTCCATCCTTTAAACACAGATTCTCTTTTCCTTGTTAAAGAACAGACTTTAGATATAAATCGGGGTTAACTTGAACTGGTAAGAAACGTGACATTTGCTGACAATCAgaatatttgaatgtatttgtttcatgTTAAGTCTGAATTTAAAAGGACTTTGTGTATGTGTGACCTAAAGCACATTTCCCCTGGTGCTGTGGTTCCTATGTGGTGAATGATGATCACACACAGGGGAGCAACTGGAAGAATTAAGTGAACCAGTCAACCTACAAGGCTCTACCCAcccataaatatataattgttctTTAGATAGTTTTAGTTGGTTTAGTTACTTTTTGCTTTTCTCaatcaatgttttattaatctgatcaaatatttatgaaaatacTATTCTTGTCAGTTTTTTATAATTCATTAAGATATGCAGATACAGAACTAAAAAAGCAGTGTGTTGTACTACATAACTGCTTTGGAGAAGTAGAGAATAATGTACAGGTGAATTAAACTTTTGTGTTTTCTAGAGTATAAATAAGaaactggaaaacaaaacaactttttaaattgtaaaagcAGAACAAATATCCTCAAACTATAATGATTATAAGTCTTTACTTACCAAATATAGTCTGTAATATCATGTATGTCGTCTTCTTTCCAGTGAGACCTCTCCACAACTAGTACTATCACCCTCCTCCCCTAACACATCCCTCGGGAAAGTTTCTAGAAAGCTGAAGAGGAAAATGTAACCCATCCCCTTTTTCAGGAGGTTCCTATtaaatgcatataccttcctCTCAGTAATTTATATTACAGCTGACCTGTGGCAGAAAAGATCCGAAACGCTATAAGAGCATCAGTGACGCAATTTTCCAAAGAATTCTGAAACATATAAGCATGTTTCATATAATTCATAGTATGAAGACCAGATGATTTTTGATTTTAATGCAatagttttaatattaatataaattattctttttttttttttggtcatctCTGGAGTGTGACAGGAAGGTGTGAAAGGGCAGATGAGACATTGTATGCTCCCCATGAAGCTGTCACCAGAGCCATTCTCTGAACACCCTCTGTGCAACTCACCGTTTCTCCTTCTCCATGCTGCTTTACCTGGAAATGTACCAGGAACTGGGGGCTGCACGTCTCCTGCATTGGTGCGGTGAAGAGCGGGTGCTGGGATAGATAGTAATAGTTTGTAATCAAAGTAGTAAT from Amia ocellicauda isolate fAmiCal2 chromosome 1, fAmiCal2.hap1, whole genome shotgun sequence includes the following:
- the LOC136751871 gene encoding gap junction Cx32.7 protein-like; protein product: MGDWSFLGRLLDKVQSHSTVVGKVWLTVLFVFRILVLGAGAEKVWGDEQSDFICNTQQPGCENVCYDLAFPISHIRFWVLQIIFVSTPTLVYLGHVVHVIHREEKISLSMQNETQDDHASPVTKKLSKMSKYTKAKGKVRIRGSLLCSYLLNVIAKIMLEVAFIVGQYYLYGFMLEPQFVCDRFPCPHRVDCYMSRPTEKTIFILFMLVVACVSLVLNVTEIFYLCFKSVHNLMQKKQKNFTATPTAPPKDDGHLKNKEHMFQNWVNLETELQGKTLEFMKSADREEEEGKEQGPPAHPQGSAVYAHPSSGRTSQIAVKKVTFM